The following are encoded in a window of Castanea sativa cultivar Marrone di Chiusa Pesio chromosome 5, ASM4071231v1 genomic DNA:
- the LOC142633559 gene encoding receptor-like protein EIX2, with amino-acid sequence MAASFVTLHHVLFLVWFLPIAFSLSFFFFKAESISNVSCNEKDKQALLTLKHGLTDQEHVLSSWSDHKDCCIWDGVFCDKKIGRVSELHLNYLTLGGEISGSLLQLEHLNYLDLSRNDFNCTPIPTFLGSMISLTHLNLFGANFCGLVSHQLGNLSSLRYLSLGNNSDLYVDNLRWMSGLSAIQFLDLGDADLHREVDWLQIMSKFPSLSDLYLYNCQLDSLNPSLGFINFTSLGVLDLSGYHFNHEIPNWFSNLSTSLLWLSLYNNSLKGNIPPSIFNLEKLEYLDLGRNSLNGSIPSSFGNLSHIRSLYLDQNQMNGTIPKSLGLLSKLETLYVGKNSLTGTIDEGHFRKLSKLKDLYMSEAPLFFNVNSNWVPPFQLCYAYMSSIKIGPNFPSWLQSQRSLNILDMSMSGISGKAPVWFWNWTSNITFINLSNNHIECDVSDIFLSSTVKVLNIANNSFYGPISSFLCQKKIRKNKLEVLDASNNLLSGELSHCWKYWQSLIHLNLGSNNLVGGISYSMGALVNLQSLRLQNNSIYGDIPSSLKKCSNLRLIDMGDNHLSIIPLWIGEITNLIVLRLRSSDFKGYIPRQICQLSSLRVLDLANNSLSGSIPNCLKNISAMALPESYDISFSYFMSYSSFYFYAYASYVENVQLAPKGKEMEYKENLKLLRLIDLSSNNLSGSIPTEISDLFELRFLNLSRNHLMGKIPEKIGSMKELESVDLSRNHLSGEIPPSISNLTFLSLLDLSYNNLSGRIPSSTQLQSFDALRYIGNPQLCGDPLPKSCAIEEQSLNKSPIGSVEDDFENSSFYIGMGVGFATGFWAICGALFFNRTWRHAYFRFADEIKDWIYVTTMIKMNLLEKLRVCLSK; translated from the coding sequence ATGGCCGCCTCTTTTGTAACTCTTCATCATGTGCTTTTTTTAGTATGGTTCCTTCCCATTGCCTTCAGTCtaagcttctttttcttcaaagcAGAGTCAATCTCAAATGTCTCTTGCAATGAAAAAGACAAGCAAGCCCTTCTAACCCTCAAACATGGTCTCACTGATCAAGAACACGTCCTCTCATCCTGGTCTGACCATAAAGATTGCTGTATTTGGGACGGAGTTTTCTGCGACAAGAAAATTGGCCGAGTCTCTGAGCTCCACCTCAATTATTTGACGTTAGGCGGTGAGATTAGTGGTTCGTTGCTCCAATTAGAACATTTGAATTACTTGGATTTGAGTCGCAATGACTTTAATTGTACTCCGATTCCGACTTTCCTTGGTTCAATGATCAGTCTCACTCATCTTAACCTCTTTGGTGCTAACTTCTGTGGACTCGTTTCTCATCAGCTTGGGAACCTTTCAAGCCTTCGCTATCTGTCACTTGGAAATAATTCTGACCTCTATGTAGATAACCTTCGTTGGATGTCTGGTCTCTCTGCCATTCAATTCCTTGACCTGGGCGATGCTGACCTTCACAGAGAAGTTGATTGGCTTCAAATAATGAGTAAGTTCCCATCTCTTTCAGACCTATACTTGTACAATTGTCAGCTTGATAGCCTGAATCCATCTCTTGGATTTATCAATTTCACGTCTCTTGGAGTCCTTGATCTTTCTGGATATCATTTCAATCATGAGATACCTAATTGGTTCTCTAATCTCAGTACAAGCCTCTTATGGCTTAGCCTGTACAACAATTCTTTGAAAGGCAATATACCGCCTAGCATTTTCAATTTAGAGAAATTAGAATATCTTGATCTCGGACGTAATTCTTTAAATGGTTCTATACCTTCTTCCTTTGGGAATTTATCTCATATAAGATCATTATACCTCGACCAAAATCAAATGAATGGCACCATTCCAAAGAGTCTTGGGCTTCTCTCTAAGTTAGAGACGTTGTATGTCGGAAAAAATTCTTTAACAGGTACCATAGATGAAGGGCATTTCAGAAAACTCTCAAAATTAAAGGATCTCTATATGTCTGAAGCACCTTTGTTCTTTAATGTCAATTCCAATTGGGTTCCCCCCTTCCAACTTTGCTATGCCTACATGAGCTCAATCAAGATAGGTCCTAATTTTCCTTCATGGCTACAATCACAAAGATCCCTCAATATTTTAGATATGTCCATGTCAGGAATTTCAGGCAAAGCTCCGGTTTGGTTCTGGAATTGGACTTCAAACATTACATTTATCAATCTCTCTAACAACCACATAGAATGTGATGTATCAGACATTTTTCTGAGTTCTACTGTCAAAGTGCTCAATATAGCTAACAACTCATTTTATGGACCCATTTCTAGTTTCTTAtgccaaaagaaaattagaaagaataaattagaagttttagATGCATCAAACAATCTCTTATCAGGAGAACTTTCTCACTGCTGGAAGTATTGGCAATCTTTGATCCATTTAAACTTAGGGAGCAATAATCTAGTAGGTGGAATTTCCTACTCCATGGGGGCTTTAGTTAACCTCCAATCATTGCGTTTACAAAACAATAGCATCTATGGAGATATTCCTTCATCGTTGAAAAAATGCTCAAATCTGAGGCTTATTGATATGGGTGATAATCATTTGTCCATTATACCACTATGGATTGGAGAAATAACAAATCTTATAGTTCTTCGTCTAAGATCAAGTGACTTCAAGGGTTATATACCTCGACAAATATGCCAACTTTCTTCTCTTAGAGTATTGGATCTTGCCAATAATAGCCTATCAGGATCCATACCAAACTGCTTGAAAAATATTAGCGCCATGGCATTACCAGAATCCTAtgatatttcattttcttattttatgtCTTATtcgtctttttatttttatgcatatgCATCCTATGTTGAGAATGTTCAGTTGGCTCCCAAAGGGAAAGAAATGGAATACAAAGAAAACCTTAAATTACTTAGGCTCATAGACCTTTCAAGTAACAACTTGTCTGGATCAATCCCTACTGAGATTTCAGATCTTTTCGAATTAcgttttttgaatttgtctCGAAATCATTTGATGGGAAAGATACCAGAAAAAATTGGGAGTATGAAAGAGTTAGAGTCAGTTGATCTCTCACGAAATCATTTATCAGGTGAAATTCCTCCAAGCATATCTAATTTGACATTTCTTAGTCTCTTGGACTTGTCATACAACAACCTCTCGGGTAGAATTCCTTCAAGCACCCAGCTTCAATCATTTGATGCCCTTAGGTACATTGGAAATCCTCAGTTATGTGGTGATCCTCTTCCAAAAAGCTGCGCAATTGAGGAACAATCTTTGAATAAATCACCAATTGGCAGTGTTGAAGATGATTTTGAAAACTCCAGCTTCTACATTGGTATGGGAGTTGGATTCGCAACTGGCTTTTGGGCAATTTGTGGAGCTCTCTTCTTTAATAGGACTTGGAGGCATGCTTATTTTAGATTTGCGGATGAAATAAAAGATTGGATTTATGTGACTACAATGATAAAGATGAATTTACTGGAAAAGCTAAGAGTCTGCCTTAGTAAGTGA